The stretch of DNA TGCTACGCAGTATTTGCTAGCGCCGACTCGTCCGCCGCATCTGCGCTGCGCCTTTCCCGTGTCTGCCGCTGCCGATTTCCATGACAGTTGGGTCTATCACGGCGGTGCGTTCTCATTGGGCTGGCAGATTCCCTACGCGATCTTCATGGTGCGCAACACCATTGAGCGCATGGGACTCAAAGATGAACTATGGCCGAAAATTCGTCCAGACCTGTTACGCTCGATCAACTTTGGTAACCCGATGACGCCGGAAGCATACACCCGGTTACCCTTGATGTACTGGGCTGATCTGCTCAAAGACACGTCACCGTACATTCGTGATTATCTCACCCATCCTGAAGACGGACCGTACTGGTGGGCAGTCAATGTTGAACGACAACATCACAATATCAGCATCCCCATGTACCACGTCAGTTCGTGGTACGATATTTTCCTGAAAGATGCGATTGTCCACTTTAACGGCTTGCGCTCGCGAGCCATGACCCCAGAAGCGCGTGGCGGACAACGATTGCTGCTTGGACCGTGGGCGCACCTATTTCCCTATACGACACCGACAACCGGTGGTACTGGCGATATCGATTTCGGTCCCAATGCCTTTATGGATCTGCATGATGTGCAATTGCGTTGGTTCGATTACTGGTTGAAAGGCGTTGATACCGGTATATCGGAAGAATCGCCAATCCGACTGTTTGTGATGGGCACCAATCAATGGCGTGACGAGTATGAATGGCCGCTTGCGCGGACGCGCTATACACCGTATTACCTGCATAGTCGCGGCAAGGCTAACACGTTGAATGGGGATGGGGCACTGAGCCTCGAAGTTCCCGGAGAAGAGCCTACCGATCAATATCGCTATGACCCCGCTAATCCGGTTCCCACGAATGGCGGTAACACGCTGATTATTCCAGTGGGCGTGAAAGACCAACGTGAAGTCGAGAGCCGCCCAGATGTGTTGGTTTACACTGGCGCGCCGCAGGAAAAGCCACTGGAAGTGACTGGACCACTCAAAGTCGTGCTG from Deltaproteobacteria bacterium encodes:
- a CDS encoding CocE/NonD family hydrolase; the encoded protein is MNMPHGSRPEYAIKVEKNVPAKMRDGVTLHADVYRPDAEGRFPVILLRLPYGKHMASDFGDHEFFPARGYVVIIQDGRGRFDSEGTYYPLIDEPFDGYDTVEWAASLPYSNGMVGTQGQSYLGATQYLLAPTRPPHLRCAFPVSAAADFHDSWVYHGGAFSLGWQIPYAIFMVRNTIERMGLKDELWPKIRPDLLRSINFGNPMTPEAYTRLPLMYWADLLKDTSPYIRDYLTHPEDGPYWWAVNVERQHHNISIPMYHVSSWYDIFLKDAIVHFNGLRSRAMTPEARGGQRLLLGPWAHLFPYTTPTTGGTGDIDFGPNAFMDLHDVQLRWFDYWLKGVDTGISEESPIRLFVMGTNQWRDEYEWPLARTRYTPYYLHSRGKANTLNGDGALSLEVPGEEPTDQYRYDPANPVPTNGGNTLIIPVGVKDQREVESRPDVLVYTGAPQEKPLEVTGPLKVVLYASSSALDTDFTAKLVDVRPDGYAQNIADGILRARYRESQTTPKFLNKDDVYEFTIDLWATSHVFLPGHCLRVEISSSNFPRFDRNLNTGGDQATGTTWQVAEQTVFHNQKFRSHILLPVIP